The Epinephelus moara isolate mb chromosome 21, YSFRI_EMoa_1.0, whole genome shotgun sequence DNA window TCATTATCCTTTCACTTTCTGTTACTTCACACAGTTAAAATCTCACAGCAACACTTGATATCTATTTTATGTTGGGCTGGGCTCCCTTAAAACCATTTAGTATGTAAAACTCATAGAATCCATACAGTAACACACAATAATTTTCAAATTATACATTATTTATGTCCTATCTTGCAGAATATTGTGGTGCATAGTCTAATCTCATATGAATATTTTTTCTAAAGCATTATCCTATATTGATATCTCAAAGTTTGGAAGCATTTGACAGTTATAAATTGTCCAAGATTTATTTTCTTACatcaataaataacataagTCAATAAAATCAATGTATTTGCCTCATTGCAGTCCTGAAATGTTTGAATCCTTGTTCGACCATGTAAAGCACATTGtagctttgtttttaaaatggctCAATAACTCAAATGTATTTGCATTGTAATGCAAGACTCATTTATTTTGGCTGATAAAGAATTTTGACTAAGATGTGTACTGAGTGGAATACTCTacagttaaaagaaaaacttgtcAGTGCTCTCTACTATATAAACTACATACACACTGTTTCTAAATGATCTCTATGCTGATATTAATATAGGTCTATCTGTGATAAGCTAATATCAGCCTGCCATTTTATTAGTCAGGCTCTTCTTCTTTTGACAGTCAAGATgaactattttctgttttaaaaaaaaaagtcagtcgCAAAGGtgtaaaggaatacttaacccaCAAAATCACCATGtgtatatcagttagtcatgctgtgttaccttgaattcgtgAGGGAAAACCTTGTtcttctcgcatgcctccatggaaaatggcaaacatattgatttattgattgtttgGGGATCACTTTTAACAACATCAAAGCTATATGaaacattcatttacaaactctcacacagctcatgtAATagaagtctcatttatccagtcgtatgctcagcacttccaaAATACATGCTAAAACCTGACtatttaaaactaaactaaaagagaaacttatctatgctctcttcaaagccagactccacttttaatgaaaatgcatgtgtttgggaagatgtcggtgaagattctcagtcatccaggtcttTGTAATGGCCATTAggactgaagaagcctcttggatgagaggtgaaacgtctttaagaaactcaagcaagtccagttgcctacgatacagAGCTTAggatgtgtttgggaagtaatGAGCAtgagctggataaatgagacttggattacaatGCAGGAGCTGAGTGAGAGTTTATAAATGAATGTTGtatattgttttgctgttgttaaacgtggttcccatttaataaatcaatgtgttctctgtctctctctgtgtttcctgtggagGCACGCATGAAAAACGAAAGATTTCTTCACAAAGTCAAGGTCACACGGCATGACTAACTGATGTACATATGGTCattatgtgtgtgaagtatCATCTTTTTTAACCGGAAATGACAAACAGTGCCATAAGTGCATCTAtctttgtgtgatttatccaCTTTCATGTCATTGTTATGTGTAGTTGAGTAGTTTTTTTCCAACTCTCCCCGACACTTAACTGTTATTAACTCAGTTCACCCTCCCATTAGAGCAAGAGACCTTCTGTCAGTTTCACACAACACATTATTAACACATCAAGATTCAGTTCTTCTTGGGCGCAAGCCTGGCTGCAAGAAAACTAACTAAAGCTAAGTCAATACTTTGTGATGCTGATAATGTGAGATCTCAAATTTTAAAATAAGacagttttaaataaaataacattaaatgttAATGCAGGGGAATCCCCAGGTTTCATAGTGTGTTTGCTCCGTTTGAACTATTAGTGTTCCACTACCCTCTCTTAGAGACCATTGACAACTGTCAACTGCCACGGTTAAATCCATCTTCGTGACAAGACGTGTAGACCTCCGCTCTGTAAGCTGCTGAGGGAGTAATCCACTGTGGTGAACTGAATATGACTCTGTGGGAATGCTCCACTCTGCATGTAATTTATGCTGTTTACAGCTTTCCAGGAGGTCACCCTGGACATATATGTGCAAAGATAACACAGGACTAACTTGTTGAGTGTTTCTTATTTTGGGGTTAAAGCTAATAGGTTGTGGGAGAGTAAAACCACTTTTCCAGAGTTGGAGTGTCTTACGTAAGAGTTAAGAAGAGAGCAAAAGACTGGAGTAAAAGCTTTATGTCTATAGTGTGATTTTCACTTATGTTTTTGAGGTGTCAGGGTGGCTCAGATCAGATGGATACCATGTCCCCATGACGTCAGGAGGCTAATCCAAGTCATGACCTTTAGTTGGGGagtcccctctcctctctcttatCTATCAACAAAACTTTAAACATTAAGTAAAGCTATATTAAAATCCCTTCTGGTGTCTGTGACAtttcaaaacacatattttatcCTCCCAGTTAgtaaatgtaacaaaaacaaaacagagaaatagAATAATCACTACTTTATTACACTGATTAATATACAAAAGTTAATCTGGTCTACAGAGGATACAGGGAAGCATGACTTACTGTAGGCACACAGTATAAAGGATGGCTGCAGATAAGTGGCAGTTTCAAAGGTGACTGTTACGCGGCATACATTTAGTCTTGTACTGATGTAGGAAAGTCATTCATGCATTATTCTTGCAGTATGAACTTTTAAGCCATGTcatacatttgtttaaaaacattttttaaaaaggcactTGTGTGGCAACGAATATAGGACTTTAAAATCTCATCacaatgttagcatgtagcctgTAACAACGTCTTTGCTCAATATGTCTTTATCTCTTGTATGGGTGTTAATATACAGCCAGACTGCTTTAAAgagttttatttctatttctattttaaaGAGTCTGCAGGTAaatttgacatactgtacatctgtCCCACTAAGCAGCTCCTAATTCAGTTTCAACTTTCAATTTCAGCCAATCAGCTCATTGCATTTTAGAGGAAGCAATGCCACAATAATTGGCAATTTTTTGAAAGGAGTCTTTCCATTAAAAAAGAACGGTACATATTGGTAAAAATTGACTAtaactgcattaaaaacaatgaactgaactCCATTATCACATCATACGTGATGTTAaaaattgtacattttaaaatgacttttaattTGTTCTTACTAACTTAAGCACAAATGTAGatatgtattttcttttaagCTCTGGAAATGTAGAACCAGAAATACTGTTACATAAAAAACCATGTTGTGTTGAAGCCAACTTTCATGTCTATCTCAAAATATGATGTCCAGATGTCCTGTTACCTAAATATTGATTCCGAATTAATACTATTAAATGTGTGCAAAGGTGCGGTTATAAATTTCTCAAGTGGTCAAATCCAAGAACATTACTgccaaacaaacagcagcaaagaaataaaatcataGTTTACACAAATGGGCGAAGGACTATTTTCATTGTTACCCTTTTTACACTTTTATGCAAGGTTTATTCCGATAGTTATTTTAGAGTTTCGTTAATATACACAATACAACCCTTTTTGGAACTTTACCAGCTTCAGACAAGTTTAGAGTAAAATACATGCAGGTCTTTCCTCTTTTTAACATCATAAATGAAACCCCttttcagttaaaaaaacaaacctgtcATATACAGTCATTCCCTGTAGTGAAATCTCAGACAACACATTTCAGCATGTAGAAAACATCTTCAACAAATCACCATGTAAACAATTATAGTACAGGTCACAGTGTTTCAACAGGGGGTGTCATACTGTAACTACAATTTAGGCCTCTAAGCTGTTCGTTCTGCAGCTTTACAGTTAAACCCTTATTCAGTTAATGTGCGTGAAAACACATGACGAAGTGGAATGTAAAGCCGCTGCGTTTGACCTCTAGAACGTTTGTCTGAGGTTGGATCTTGACAACCTCTCATTCAAAATATTCTAATTCAATTCTTTACAAGAGGgatacatacatgtacacaaAAGCGGTagccttgtaaaaaaaaatgtgtgccaTTAAAGAGCCACAGTGCAATGGAACCTACAGAGCAGTTGGCTCTTGGAATAAGAAATATAGTTGCATTAATAGCCGAAACTCAACTTTAACAAGATGACTTGTTATTAATGTGTGCTGATTTTTAAAGTTACTATGGAAAATGGGATAAAACTGCCTCTTAGTAATGACCTGTGTACTACAACACAGAAATGCTGATGTAATTCAGACACAACACCACCTGAGGGGGACAAACTGAAGGCCTTCTGCTCCCAGACCTCAGCAGAGTTAAAACTGCtacaattaaatgaaataaatgtgcaATGACCCAAATAATACTGTTGTTTCATGTTGCAGTTGACCACAGGTGCAGGCTGACCTCTGTCTGTCCACTGTCCTGTCTTGTCCAGGAGTAAGACACTGTGTGCATTGTGGACTATGTGCTGCAGCGGTGGGATCCCTGCTGCTGAAGGATGTAATCTCATCAGCTGCTGCTGATACTAGCAGCATCTCCTGGCGGACGGAGCAGGCTGCCGGGTCAATTTAAAGGAGTCGTTGCTCTCCACCTCAGTATTCTCCAGGGGTGGAATCTGTTtacctaaacacacacagtacaggGTCATTTACAGAGCTGTCATGATGGCAGATTGAACTATTTTTAACATATTAGGAGTTGTATTATTACCTTTGCAATGCATAAACCAGCACTACTAGAAGCCATAAAGCTTAACAAGAAATGTCCAAAcataaatcagtttaaaaagaGGTATAAAGAGATGATATTCACAAGGTACAAGAATGAAGAAGGTGTTTGACTgtctctttatttattcatttatttatttattaccatcagttttgtgtatgtgtgagtataTATACATAGTTTGACAAAGCAAAACATACCTGTCATGATTGGATAAGGATATGaagataagattttttttaataaggtatctatctatctatctatctatctatctatacatatatatatatatatgtaagtaTTTTTGcaattatttcatattttgctataatacaaatattattagtaattaatttaatatattagaATAGGTCTAGAAGAAATAATTATTGTACAGCTTTATACTGATGAGGAGCTACTTAATTGACTATTATTAATTTATGGAGGAGGGGTGGGAAAAAATAAGGTTGTACTTCCTCCCACTTCTTTTTGGACATGTAAATCAGATCTTTAtatattgttttcagttttcatgctTCTTTTAGTAATCtgttttttatgtctgtctACTACTGTatgattatttgtttatttgctacttacatgtttgaaataaactgCTACATACTAACTAACATGATATATTTGCTGGCCAAAACATAATGCCAGGGCTACTGCTTTTcataaaataatacataatgTAAAACCAAAATATGCCAATTTCAAAAGACACATACTTCTAAAATGTTATTAACTGATAAAAATCATTTTAGTTcagtaaaaatatataatggAATCTGGTAAAAACATACTTACAACTTACAAAGTTGaagaaataaaagcacatgATTGCTGCATCTGAAACGGCATACTATAAACTACATACTCAACAAGTGTGCTATAGTTCAACATAAGTTGGTGTGAAAACAGTATTCTTTGGAGGCACTAAGCTGTAATTATCACTTCCTTAGAGCCCTCTTGCCAGTTGGAGATGTGCAACCATGGTAACCTGTGCCAACCTAGGGATTACTCTCAatttaacaacaataataataataaaatattatgaGTAGCAAAGTGAAATCTTATACttagaataaaaatatattgatgttACAGAACTGTCTTGATTGCTGTCCGCCATTGTCTGTTATAAATGTTGTTGTCatattgcattgtgggatatttaTACTAGTGTAGTGTCTGgtgtttgcatactgcaatATTTCACCAGAAATAGTTTGCAATTCACATACTACTGTCCTCATGCTTCAGACAtactaaaaaaaatctcacatactGTTTAAGTGTGCAGCATTTCGGACGCACCCAAAATAAAGCACAttgacaaaaatgcaaaaaacccTCTGTAACCTGAACAGTTAATCAGTCATATTTGATTTGTAACTGAAAGAATTAATGATTTTTCCACATGTCATTCCATTTAAGTCATCCATCCCAAAAGACATTACATGGTGCAcaataaaatgagaaataagTAATATCTTGCAGCATTACTAAAAGGCTTCTCTAAACTCAACAGTACATATCTTCCTCTTTACTGCTAACTCCCAAAATAATACAGACACACAAGCCACAGACACATAGAGTAAAGACAGACAAGAAACCTACTGATTTTCTGAAAGAGCTCCTCAACATTGACAGCATTTCTGGCACTAGTCTCGATGAAAATAGCTGCAATTGATTCAGCAAACTCCTTAGCTTCCTTCATAGGAACTTCcctgagaagaagaagagaagaacaTTTAAGTAGGTGTGGAGCACGTTCACAGTTAACAAGGGTTAACTAGTTTGCTTTGGAAGAGAGCTGGAGGAGATTTTTATGATGAATATGAAACTCTACCAAAATGGTGCATCATGAAGATTCTTGAAACAAACTTTATATTATCACCATAATGCTGATGCGAAGCGATTTCTTTACAGCTCTGGCAGTCTAAGAAAAGAAGCCTTTGCTCACCTGATGTCTCCTAAATCATTCTTGTTCCCTGCTATGGCTACAACAATGTCCTCTGGACCGTGTTCTTTCAGCTCCTTCACCCACTTCTTCAGCGTCTGGAAGGAGTCCTGAACAACAAGAGCACATCATGGTCAACACTGGGATAGGTTCTTTATGAGAGCATGCCCAACTGCTTTTACAACGTGTGTCACATATTCATCGCATTAGATGATGTTTTTCAGATAGTTTCCATGAACCGAGCAGGAAAGAATGACATCTGTAAGTCATGGAATCGAGGCATCCCAGAGTGATGGAAAAGTCATTGAGTTTTACATCAGGCTCATAGTGTGAAACCGGCTGCTTCTGTTACACACATTTAATACACTAGGGAGTTActgaacacagcagcagctctaatAGTACGTTTATAGTTGAAGGGCAGTGCTCGAGTGCTTCAATATTTAAGTTAGGTGAGGCAAAAAGGATTGTTAGTTAAAGGGATTTAGTCCACTAGTCTGGGGATGACAGCACCCAACCCAAGTTTAATATCCTGTCATCCCTTTGATTTAATGATTAAACAATTAGCCCCCATTTTCCACCTTATCTTTAACTTGTCACTAAACCAACAGAGGGTGCCAACGAGTTGGAAGCAGTCCATAGTATCCCAGTGGCCCAGTGGATGCACCAATCCGATatcgaatatcggccccgatatcatcaaaatagatggatcgggtattggaaaatgcaacctatatcTGAGgtgatcctttccctttaaatcaaTTGCGACGCAAGCTACGTCATAcgcagagttgggtataacgtgttacaaagtaacgcgttagagtactttgattactttttgcagtaacgagtaacctaacgcgttagtttgctgtttgagtaatcaagtacattttcaaacaagacatcagttacttccgttacttttaaaacgctggtccttcagctccgaaacagcaacggctgtggTTTGGTTCTAGTAACGGAGATGACGTTAaatctatcagtctgaaagaagccacggagcttgtggctcgctacgtggtcggagaaatgctgccgttgtctacggtggagtctaaataggtggagtaggactcactgacagacatatttcagactcaggacttgcattatgcctggtacatgctacacgctggtactcaccaattatccccggtcatTTTTCACAGCGTGTGTGATgacatcgggttattcttgtcctatttttattactttcactattatttgagtcactgtgtctgttcatgtgccagccgacatgttattctagtcacctaaaagcatcagcagatggcaggagctacatttgaagcaccatacgtaaactatcaagctactgtatcttccacaggaagttctgacaaatgtttaagaataaaagcctatttagaaaatggagggattctctcagccgagattataaggggcttttaatttgaaacaagtgttgagtttgaaatgacggtgcgatatgttaactttacaaagacaacggagcggataaaaagtaaatatataaacacacagagggattaataaataacggaccgtctataatgtagtttgtttcaaatgaagctgggagcctctgcagttgtggtgagtaaaagccccgccgctatttgttaatgttattactttatgtccgaccgtgaggatgtaccattgtttgctagcttgatgctaatgacagtaacgttaactcagcgggttgacaaagtgcctctgctgtttcacaccatcatttcccccttttactctgtgtggtaacatccctagaggaaatattaaaaacgctggggtgttgttgtcatacagttgtctacggcagcagatcgttgtgtgtttctactggtcaaagtgacggctgtgatgggagaactggatctcagtgaagggcaagtggtccattgcccaataggaaatatagaatactcaaaagtactttaaaagtgcatgagttacttttctcagggagtaacgttggaagtacttttaaagtaattgagttactttactcagggagtaaagcagtaaagtaactggttacttttttaaaaagtaacgcagtaacgtactttgattacttttaaagtaacccttacccaaaggagagaatctgctgcgGGGAGgcatttcacactatttcaactgctattgcacaattgtttatttttgttaaaaataaatagatcatcattgcattaatctgttccatcttgtttcattttattttaggaaagaactgtgtagtcatcaatgcctgatgcctctagtcttttctgttctacatgtaaaggtatatagctttttaggtcaaccatggtatcggatcggtatcggttATCGGGTATCGGTCGATACTccaagccacagcatcgggatcggtatcgaaactgaaaaagctggatctgTGCATCTCTAGCTGGCACAACAACAGATTCAGTTTTAAACTTTGCTGACGACTCTAATAGTTAGTCTCCTCCATGCCAATGAAAACAGCCATGGACCTGTAGTTGATGCATTTGTAGAGTGGTGTGACAATGCATTTCTTCAactaaatgtacaaaaaaaacttAGAACATGTATTGATTTTAGGCCTAAACTGTCAACTTCTCTTAAAACCATCATCAAAGGACAGGCGGTTGACTCTGTagaaaactataaatatatCTTGGGACTGTAGTGGATAACAAGATGAATTTTAATTGTCACACTGAGGCATTGTGCAAAAAAGGCCTGCAGCGTCTTTCTTGCCTCAGGAAACTTTCACATTGACAAGTCTCTTATGATCCTAATTTACAGAAGTTATATTGAGTCTGTTTTGACCTTCTCTCTTTGTCTGCTGGTTTGGCAATCTCAACATCAGGTCCAAAAATGAATTGGATGAAAGTAGCAAAGTGAAAACAAGTAGCAAGATCTTGGGAGTTCAGCAGAGTACATTATGTGTCCTGTTTCATAAACAGAAAGGATGGAAGGCTAAAACCATCCTTTCTCTGAGTTATAGTTTTTGCCTTCTGCCTCTCGGCTCAGGATTTCCTGTTGAGAGTAACAGACAGACGCACTCCGTCATACCTACTGCCATTTCTCTTTTGAATGCAAGGCAATGGAAGAGTCAGACTTTGGCTGGTTGTTATTCTTGTTATGATCATGGTATGAGTCACGGTGATGATGTTGTTAATGTTGATACTGATGGTTGTTGTTCCCCAACCTCCCCCAGTTGTTGAGTATTACCTCTTATGTAATCTCTCGAgtctttttatgtgttttttatttgccGTGCAACTAACTGTCCTCCAGGGACAAAATAAAGTTGAAGTTGATCATGAGTGTCGAGTTATTCTTACCAGTTTAGTTATGTCATAGACAATGACAGCAGCAGCCGATCCTCTGTAGTACAT harbors:
- the rab31 gene encoding ras-related protein Rab-31, which encodes MAIRELKVCLLGDTGVGKSSIVCRFVQDHFDHNISPTIGASFLTKTVPSGNELHKFLIWDTAGQERFHSLAPMYYRGSAAAVIVYDITKLDSFQTLKKWVKELKEHGPEDIVVAIAGNKNDLGDIREVPMKEAKEFAESIAAIFIETSARNAVNVEELFQKISKQIPPLENTEVESNDSFKLTRQPAPSARRCC